One Chloroflexota bacterium genomic region harbors:
- a CDS encoding MOSC domain-containing protein, with protein sequence YALVDRETGKVASAKFPRKWPTLLAHRAAYVEPPAGTDGLPAVRITLPDGRIIRSDDPNVDQVLSADLGRDVALDRSAPEAPSLEEYWPDMEGLDHRDALTEEAMPPGTFFDAGIVHLLTTATLDRLRQLYPEGRFEVRRFRPNVVVTPTDGQAGFIENEWVGRSLAIGDEVRLRITKPCQRCVMTTIAQDDLPKDLGILRAAARHNNVNVGVYAAVERSGRVHRGDEVWLPQS encoded by the coding sequence GTACGCCCTCGTCGATCGCGAGACCGGCAAGGTCGCGAGCGCGAAGTTCCCGCGCAAGTGGCCGACGCTGCTCGCTCATCGAGCGGCGTACGTCGAGCCGCCAGCCGGCACCGACGGCCTGCCAGCGGTGCGGATCACTCTGCCGGACGGCCGGATCATCCGGAGCGACGACCCCAATGTTGACCAGGTCCTGTCGGCCGACCTCGGCCGTGACGTCGCCCTTGACCGCTCCGCGCCAGAGGCGCCGAGCCTCGAGGAGTACTGGCCCGACATGGAAGGCCTCGATCACCGGGACGCGCTGACCGAGGAGGCGATGCCGCCCGGGACGTTCTTCGACGCCGGCATCGTCCACCTGCTGACGACCGCCACGCTCGACCGGCTCCGCCAGCTCTACCCGGAGGGTCGCTTCGAGGTCCGCCGCTTCCGACCGAACGTCGTCGTCACTCCGACCGACGGCCAAGCCGGCTTCATCGAGAATGAATGGGTCGGGCGCTCCTTGGCCATCGGCGACGAGGTCCGTCTGCGGATCACCAAGCCGTGCCAACGGTGCGTGATGACGACCATCGCACAGGACGATCTGCCGAAGGACCTCGGCATCCTGCGGGCCGCGGCGCGACACAACAACGTGAACGTGG